Below is a genomic region from Roseovarius arcticus.
GCCGGACCGACAGGCGTGGGCAAAACCGAGGTGGCCAAGCAACTGGCCCACACTCTCGGAGTGGAACTGATCCGCTTTGACATGTCTGAGTATATGGAAAAGCACGCCGTTTCGCGGCTGATCGGCGCGCCTCCGGGCTATGTTGGGTTTGATCAGGGCGGCCTGTTGACCGACGGCGTAGATCAGCACCCCCATTGCGTGCTGCTGCTGGACGAGATCGAAAAGGCGCATCCGGATGTATTCAACATCCTGCTGCAAGTGATGGATCACGGCACGCTGACCGATCACAATGGCCGCGCAATCGACTTCCGCAACGTCGTGCTTATCATGACCTCAAACGCGGGCGCCTCGGAGCTGGCGAAATCGGCCATCGGCTTTGGCCGCGATCGCCGCGATGGCGAGGATACGGCAGCCATTGAGCGGACATTCACACCTGAATTCCGCAACCGTCTGGATGCGACTATATCTTTTGGGCCGCTGCCCAAAGAGGTCATAATGCAAGTGGTCGAGAAGTTCGTGCTGCAACTTGAGGCCCAGCTAATGGACCGCAACGTCACCATTGAACTGACGCCAGCCGCTGCTGCATGGCTGGCTGACAAAGGCTATGACGACAAAATGGGCGCGCGCCCCTTGGCCCGCGTCATTCAAGAGTACATCAAAAAACCACTGGCCGAAGAGCTGCTCTTTGGCAAGCTGGCCAAAGGCGGTGTGGTCAAGGTGGCGGTCAAGGACGGCAAGATCGACCTGCTAGTCGATGGTCCCGACAGGCCGCGCTTGAGCGGTGGCAAGCCGCCGCTGCTGACTGCCGAGTAAGGCATGTGATCTTCCTTGCGGCGCTGGCCCTAGTGGTCGGCGCCGCATAGGCAAATTCTCTGCCCGCAAACAGACCGCGCCTTGATCCAGTCAGCAATGAGCGCCGCGAAATCGCAAATTCATCGCTTCGGACAACGGACAAAACGCGCAGTAAGGCTTCGCAGTGACGCGTCGATGGATCCTGCGCAAAGACGACATTTCAACAAAGTGATCTTTGCCAGATCACGCCGCCGCTTCTTTTATTTTTCGGTAAATTTCAGCTCGATCCGCCGGTTCTGCGCACGCGCCTCGGGGCTGCTGCCACTCGCAATTGGCTGATACTGGCCAAAGCCGTTTGCGGCCAAGCGATCTGGTGGCAGGCCCAGAAAATCAATCATATAACGCACGACCGACAGCGCCCGCGCTTGGCTAAGCTCCCAATTGTCGGCAAAAGCGGCCGAGCCGACGATCGGCACGTCATCGGTATGCCCGTCAACGCGGATCACCCAATCGATTTCGTCGGGGATATCACCCACAATCTTGCGCAAGATCTCAGCCACCTTTGCAATCTCGTTCTTACCAGTGCTCGACAGTGTTGCCTGTCCCGGCTCAAACAGCACCTCGGAGCTAAAGACGAAGCGATCGCCCACGATCCGCACGCCCTCCTGATTACCAAGCAAGTCGCGCATCCGCCCAAAAAAATCTGAGCGGTACTTTTCAAGGTCCTGCTTTTCAGCCTCAAGCAACTTGTTCTTATCTTCCTCAGCCTGTCTACGGCGCTTTTCCTCGGCGGCGACGCGGGCCAATGCGGCGTTCAAATCTTGCCCCAGCGACTGCATCTGCACGTCGCTGGCGGCCTCGCGCGCCTTGGAATCGTCCAGCAGCGCCTGCAACTGACCCAGTTGATCGCGCAATGCGGCGACTTGTTGGTTCAGAACCTCCTGCGCGCGCTCGGCCTTTTCGGTCTTGGCGGTCTGTGTGCTCAGCGATTTGCGTGCCTCACTCAGGAGGGCCGCGCGCTCTTCTGCGGCGGTCATCTGGGTGTTTGCCGCGTCCTCCGCGGCCAGTTTAGCGGCGAGGGCGGCAGCCAGCTTGGCGCGTACATCTGCTTCGGTCAGTTGCTGCTCCGCCTTGACGGCGGCCAGCGCGGCCTCCAAAGCCGCGATTTCGTCCCCGTCACTCTGCTGATTGACAAGGGCGGCCGCCAATTCGGCCTCCAGATCGTCGCTGCCTTGGCGCGCTGCTGCCAACAGGGTCAGCGTCTCTTCCGCGCGGCGACGCTGCTCTTCGAGCGCGAGGGTCATGGCGGTTAGTTCCGACTGCGAATTCGACAACTTTTCGCGGAGCGCCTCGGCAGCAGCGGCTTGGGCGAGGCGTGCGGCCTCGGCATCGTTCAGTTGCGTTTCCCTCTCGCCCGCCTCGGCGCGCAGGTCGGCGGCTAGCGCCTCCAGGGCATCACGCTGCGCCGCTGCTAATCGCGCGGCCTCGGCCTCGGCGTCCACCTCATCGCGCAGACCTGCCAACGCCAGCTGCAGCGCCTCTTTTTCCGACAGAAGCGTATCGCGCGCATCCTCCAGATCGCGGGCCTGCCCAAGCGCAGTATCGCGTTCGGCTAAAAGGCCCGCGACCTGCTGCTCAAAGCTGGCGATGCGGGCATCTGCGGCGGCGTTATCGGCGGTCAGCGAGGAAATTAAAGCCGTCTGCTCTTCTTGCCGCTGGCGCGCGTTGGTCAACGTCGTGGTTAACGCGCCGACGCGCTCCTCCAGCGTGGCGCTTCGGTCCTGCTCCATACCCAGCGCGCGGGACAGCGCAGCGACCTCGGCCGACAGCGTATCCAATTCGGTCTCTTGGCCGGTAATCGTCTCGCGAAGCGAAAATTGCACGACCATAAAGATCGTCAGGACAAACATCAGGACCAGCAACAGGCCTGTCATCGCGTCAACAAAGCCCGGCCAGATCGAGGCCTGAAAGCGGTGCCCGGTGCGGCGCGACAGAGCCATGGCCTAGCCCTCCTGCTCCGAAGGATCG
It encodes:
- a CDS encoding peptidoglycan -binding protein, which gives rise to MALSRRTGHRFQASIWPGFVDAMTGLLLVLMFVLTIFMVVQFSLRETITGQETELDTLSAEVAALSRALGMEQDRSATLEERVGALTTTLTNARQRQEEQTALISSLTADNAAADARIASFEQQVAGLLAERDTALGQARDLEDARDTLLSEKEALQLALAGLRDEVDAEAEAARLAAAQRDALEALAADLRAEAGERETQLNDAEAARLAQAAAAEALREKLSNSQSELTAMTLALEEQRRRAEETLTLLAAARQGSDDLEAELAAALVNQQSDGDEIAALEAALAAVKAEQQLTEADVRAKLAAALAAKLAAEDAANTQMTAAEERAALLSEARKSLSTQTAKTEKAERAQEVLNQQVAALRDQLGQLQALLDDSKAREAASDVQMQSLGQDLNAALARVAAEEKRRRQAEEDKNKLLEAEKQDLEKYRSDFFGRMRDLLGNQEGVRIVGDRFVFSSEVLFEPGQATLSSTGKNEIAKVAEILRKIVGDIPDEIDWVIRVDGHTDDVPIVGSAAFADNWELSQARALSVVRYMIDFLGLPPDRLAANGFGQYQPIASGSSPEARAQNRRIELKFTEK